GCCACATCTCAAGCCACTCAGCAGCTGCCTATAAAAGCCACATTAGCAGCACTAGGTTAGTAGTAAGACGAGAGCACATGTCTCTGAATAGATTTCcacgaaaaaaaagtccataAAAGTGCACAGGTGCATGCACTTGTGTGCATGTAGCCTATAGCCGATGACAGCGAGCAGTAGCCTGATATCTACAGCTGTTTAATCTAAGCAGGTCATGGCCACATAGCCCGGTGTCTCTGTCCACTGATGGACACGGCTCATGTTTAAATGCCCCTCTGGCATTTAAACTGACCGTCATCTTGTCCTGTTTTTAATGGTGCAGAACTTTTTCAAATAGAACTGTCAGAAATTATTATTctgataaaatgtaaatacttttaatgtgttttagcAGCAACTTGTGCCTTTTTGTGATGTGCTTTATGTAAGAGGGCATTTGGTCTGATGGTTGTGGTAGTAGGGATGGTAGAAATAATCTTGTGTGGACATTTGTGAGCTAGTTTGGCACAGCaaggaataaaaaaacactaagtTCCACTGTCTGATTTTATCCACAGAGCGGCGTCCCGCTCCCGCAGCCGATCTCGTAGCAAGAAGAACAAGGTCAAGAgcaagaaggaggaagaggagcgcaGCAACGGCGCCCCGAAGAAAGAGAACCGCAGCAGGAGCCGCAGTCCCAAGAGCCGCAGCCCTAAGAGTCGCAGCCCCAAGAGCCGCTCCCCCAAGAGTCGCAGCCCCAAGAGCAAAAAGAGCAAGAAAGacgggaagaagaagaaggacgaCTCCAGGTCCAGATCTCGCTCCAACTCCAGGTCTCGCTCTCGGTCAGGAATCAAGGATCGCTCCAGGAAATCCGGCTCAAAGGGCCGCGAGCAGCCCAAGAGCGAAGACGAGGGAGGCGAGGCCGAGATGGGCTCCCGCTCTCGTTCCCGCTCCCCCGCCGAAACGAAATCCAGAGCCAGGTCTAAATCGAAGTCCAAGTCTAAATCCCGTACCCCCACGCCCGCCAAAGCGCGCTCCCACTCCCGATCCGCCTCCCGTTCAGAGTCCCGCTCCAAATCCCGCTCCCAGTCTCGTTCCCGCTCCCGTTCCCGCTCTTAGTTCACATTTTGAACTGTTTGTCATGAGCCCTTATCCCAGTGTGTCCCCCTGCCCTCCATTCACATTCCCCCACCCCCCGACCCCGACCCCGACCCCCCGACACTATCCCTGCCTCCTGTTTTTTGATAAATAGCTGTAGAATACCAGGCACTCGTCCTCGATGTCTTTTATGCCCACGCTACTCCATTTCATTTGACTTTTACTCGACATATTTTTTCATTAGAGCTGTCTCGTATGGGGATGTTTGTAAAATAACAGGGTGCAGTCTCGGTTTTATAAGTTTAAATGATGGTATGGTATGTGTCTTagcctttttttaatcaaacgTAGAAGCATACTGTTGTCAAAATGCTGGGTGGGAATATGTACTAGCATCTCCTCACCTTTTGTAAAATCCTTGTATCATTTTATTTCAGATTAAAACAAATGCCTGTTCTACATTTGTCGTTTGGTTTGGGTTTTATTTATCAGTGAGGTATGGTATTGATTTCAGTTTTGGCATGATTTGAGTACTTTTATAGGACAGTCGAGCAAATGTCCAAACTACAGATCTCTGAGGCCTGTGGCTAAAAAGAGTCAAGAAAATtcactatttactcctgttgaGCAACGTTCAGTAAACTACAGAGCCCAGCTCCTTCAGAAAATGATCTAGCTTTTTACGAAATAACAGTATTTCCACGACCTGTTTTTACAGATTTACTACTTCAGTAAGAACTGGATGCTTGGGGCTGAAACATCGAGAGGCAGGTTGTTCTGGTCTTTTCAATGTTGACACTAGAAATACAGAATAACGTCAACTAAAATGTATTCCAGTTTTGCAAATCATGTAgggtaaaaatacaaaacatttgtGGTTGTTGGCTTTAAATTGTTTAATATACAATTGGCATTTAGCCTTCACTTGCTGCTGGTCAATTTCGGCTCTGGCAATGACATTAAGATGAGCGGTTTTCCAATATGACCCACTAATAAGGGTTCTCCGATCAGGATGTTTGGGGCCGATCCGGTCACGATCGGATCTATTTGAACCCATTTCTCAGCGACTGTCAACAAGCGATTCTGCTCATCTCTCGCTCTCCATTTAGACACAACTGATAAGTAGGTAATTTAAATAATGCAAACAGCCGCGTTACTAGGAGAACGGCAGGAAGAGGGAAATCAACAGCGTTGGTAAGCAGGGAATGtgtattttaatcatttatcagaatcagatcatTTATAGTACCGTATATCTTTTATAATAGATTATCAGTGTGTGTTCAGCTGTGTCGCTCTCAGAGCAGATTAAAGAGCAGGCGAGAAAGCAGGAAAATTAGTTAAACGTTTCATATCAGAATCAATGCGTCATCTGATCGGCTTTTACAAAGACGAACAAATGTCTATCGATTCGTCGGAGCACCCTTAACACTGTAAACATCTGTGCTATGAACTCTTTCAGGTGGTCAGAGCAACCTGTGCCCAAAACAGAGGTGTGACATACATGTCAATGTTAATTCAGTCATTTTATCGTGTATACTTCGTATAAAACAGTTAATTACAGATAAACAGTCAGTAACCAGAATCCATACAGTCGCATGATGCTTCATCCTTCACCTCACTGAATACTACACACGTAGAGGTCCAACTTCCTAATAATCCCTCATCCGTGTCTTGTAGTCTCCAAGTCTGTTTTCAACCTCTGAGAAAGGTTTCACCTCTTTCTGTTACCATGTAATCCTGAGGCCCAGCTCCTCTTCGTCGCTCTATCTGTCGGCGTGCATGCAGGCTTGATGCCAGTCAGCTAAGCAGTCATCAGTCTATCCAGACCACGGCCCTGAGACTGCCAGTGTCAgtcatcatcatcctcttctGAGGAAGAGCGCATCACCCCGCCACTGTCGTCGCGGTAACACCTGGCCATCAGGCGCAGCTCCTCCAGGGCCTCCTCGTAGTCGGCCATTTCGGGCCCCTGGGAGAGGAAGCTGGGGACCGCGCGACGGATGTCCGAAGTGGTGGCGCCGCGATGCAGCTCGGACAGCCACGAGCCGACCGCAGGCCCGGACTGGAGAGACGTCATGACGGGTGcagaggagaccacggggaccGGAGCTGCAGAGATAACACCATCAAATACAAGCTGGAGAGAAGTTTtattaaaatgacataaaaagaGTAAAAGGGGGAAATAGAAAGAAGCTTACCACCAGGAGGGAGACGCTGGCTCTGCAGGAAGCCCTGAGCACAGAGGGACTGGCTGAATATCTGAGGGAAAGGTGGCGTCAGCTTACTGGGTTCAGACACCAACTGCAGAGCCCTGAGAGAGTGAGAagatagaataaaaatatattgtttacTCTAAAGATAAACAAGTGAAAGTATGTTAGTTCACAGCATGTGACAGTGTGGGGACTCACAGAGGAGCTGTAGGATAGAAAGATCTGATGTAGGAATCCAGGACGTCTTCACCGCTGTGGAGGCTGTGCAGAGGAGTGGGCGGTTTAGTCCCTCGAGCGTGAGAGCTGATGgaataaaaaatgatttcagTAACACATTAAAGAAGATTTCACTTAGTGTGATGATTGGGAAGGTGTTTAATGCCGGCATGTTTCTACATTCGTTATCCTGttgacttaaagggatagtttgtgtgtttttgaagtggggttgtatgaggtacttatccacagtcagtgaaaaatgtaagaaataaaactataatacagtttgtttacatgtaaagtaaTTCCCCCCTAACTCATTTCTGGCCTTTTTCATTGAAAGTCGATGTATGCCTGTACAtcactgaaaataataataaagttacGTTTGTTATGGTGTGCAGATATAAAAGATATTGTGTGAAAGCTCCACCTCAGCGCTTTAAACTGGTCTACACAGCTATTTAAGTTATGTAACTATAAATAACACATGCTCAGTTTTAgattcattttcttcttcttattaaaACACGTGAAAGCGTggtaacattttaaatgtattcaggaAGTTCTGACCTGATGAGTCTCTGACCCTCGAAGCCTCTGAGCATCGCCCACTGGCCGTAGCATCGACCGTCGCCGGGTTCGGAGCAAGCAGATAGAGGTTTCCATGGCAACGCATCTGTGCAGGCACTCAAGGCGTCGGGGAGAGAGCTGCCGTGCATCATGGGAAAGGGGACGGCGCCGTAAGCAGCCACCACCTAGGATTTATATCACACCGGTCATCATAAACTCAGAGCCTCGTCTCCAGACACTTGAACATAGAACAATACATATTAACACGGTTTAACCAGCGGCAGGAAGTCACCTTTCTCCCAGACACGGCGAGTGTGTCTGCCACCTGCCACATGGGGACGCTGTTGTTCTTCAGCCTGTAAGGCAAAGTGAGGGCATCGAGGGCCAAAGCCAGCACAGCGCTGGAGTGGTACCACATTGAGGGCTGAGAGGGGAAAGAAAAATTAGCCAATGACAAGATCAGATATATTCATGCATATATGCAGATATAAAAAGGGAGTCTGTGAGTCTTAACATGTCCTTAAAATCAGATCTAAACAGTTTTATAAGTCTAAATGTGGTTTAGTGTGGTGCTAGTTAAAAGAGACAGTTTTATTACAGTTTATCTCCATTTATCGTCTTCATGTTGATTTCAATTTAAGATATGTGTTTGATTTAAGtcaattaaaatgtcaaaataagtGACTGAAAAGGTCAAATGgcgcattcacaccaagagcaaaGCAAACTTTTCGCGTGGcacgattacatacaaagtcaatgcagaGTCAAATGGACGAAAATTCCCGCTGGGCGACGTGAACATGCAAAATTCACATAATTTGCGTGACTGTGTGTCGTGAAAGCCTATCAGCGTTGAGACtctcctcctgtcgtcactgaTGTCCGGACGAAAGTCTGTGTAGAAATGTATGTgtagaaaccacagactgtctacggtagaaacaacaacgtcgctgccgtatttctgcctagatgactttatgttgagtgttgatggagcagctggatagcctggcactgatccatccaaactccgttcagaaaacaagcattttaaaagttgtttgcttgtcgtcttggtaacagacctgacaaagcatgaattcaagctttttacaaatcggcatcattatgtagttattttggcatcattttgatccgtttattgtaattaaattacagcacaatctgtttattttgggttcataccgcagtagcggcgtgtggcttgctagaaacagtcagtgcaatggcactgtatgtgaatacagcttgcTACTGGGTGATGTTATAAACCCAGGCACGACGGCGTTtgattttctgacatatctgggacatCCACAACAtgcacaaagcagcaacagtggttatttcttccatggttgatgttgGAAAGTTGTggggtatctatggagacaagctccttctCCTCTACGGCGCGTCTAGcgcaaatgaacacaaatgataccaGCGGTCCAACTCATGCAAGTAAAGTCAGGCAAGAATTCgcttcgctcttggtgtgaatgcaacatcagaaaatatcaaatttgaCCCAGTGTAATTACCATTAAACATCTCttaaaaagtctaaaataataagtgataaaaaacaaaaatggaatTAAAAGCTCACATCATAATTGAGGTGTGGGAATGCAGGGGGAGCGGACGGTCGTCTGCCTAGTCCACCACGCAGGGTCAACGGGCAGAAGAAAGAGCTGTGACTGGCCATGTGGACGGTCCCTATTGTGCAGTTCAACATGTGGTAGAGTTCCTTCATTGGAGTCTGGGTGAACAGGAAGAAAACAAGAAGTGCAGAAGCCCATTTACAAAACATCTGCTTTCACACAACCTCTAACATTTCAACAGTCAGAAAATAGAGAGCGATAAAAGAGAGATACTGGGTTCGTGACTCACTGAATCCGGGTGACTGACAGGTGCTATCCCCCAGGTTAGGATGCCTCTGCCACCATAAGAGTCCTGCAGCAtctctgtgacctttgaccccaggCCCGCGAAGCCATCAGCCAGGTCACAAAAAACCTGGAAACCCTGAGAGGAAAACAGGATGCAGACAGACGAGGGATGAAAGTTTGAAACTGGATTCATTGATGATTGGGCGATGGAAAATTAAACCTGAAATATCCTTCCATCttattaatataatacattacagtATTAAAAACGTACCTGAAGGTAATCACACTCCTCTACGAAGAAGTGCAGTTTGTCCTCCAGCTGCTCGAGCACCGACCCCTGCAGGAGAGCCTCTCCCTGGCCAAAAGCCTCCAGACGCTGAGACTCGCTGAACACCcaaatgttaataaataaatagaagttAATAGGGAGAAAATGTAAGTACGTTTCACTTATGGCCACACCCCAATTAGTGATTTTTTATCAGCTGTAAAAGGGTTTAGACATCACTATTTGGGGTGCAGGAGCAAGTGCAACAACCGTTAAAGATTCAGCCCACGTAGAGCAGTCTATGATTCAGTCTTAAAGCCTGACATCTACTGGAGAAGAGCGGGTACTGCACCGACTGGTTGTGGAGGAAAATGTAATTCAGCAGTCGCCTCATTTCGTTCAACAAAAAAGTAAGGATGTCTGACGTTACCCGTCATGGTTGTACTGGTGGATGACAGAGATGGTGCGAGGGTGCAGGTGGATCCGGAGGAAGTCGGACCACACCTTCACGCTGCCCTCTAGCCTGTAGGCCTTCTGGACTCGAGCCAGCTGGCTGTTCACAGTGTTCACACTCACTGCACCTGCTGGTGGTGAGAGGTGTCAGAGTCCAGTTTGACATTAAATCTTGTTTGTTGTACAAAATTTAAAAGAGGCTTTCTTAAGGTTTTTCTTACCAGAGCGCTGAGGCTGGGGACTGGAGTAAAAATCAGCTTCAGCGAGGATCTCCCCTCTCTGGAGACAAAGAGAAGCTGTCAGGATAAGGCACTAAACTGTTTATATGAAAGCAGTATGGATGTTATCAAACTAGTAAAGTCTGGCTATGGTGGATTTTCTGACATGGCGGCTAAAAGAGCAAATGTAGCTGTTCCTGTACCCAAGAAGCTTTTATAATGATGAAAACAGCGCATGGCCTATTTGGAAACCCACAGTTATACTACAGGTTGTGGTAGTGGTGATCTTCTGTTTTCTTATGATTGCTAttaaaatatatgataaataccACCATCAAAAGTATCAATGACCTAAAAGCAATTCATACTAGATCAAGATACATATTCAAATATATAGAACACCATTATTGTAAATGGCTTGGCATCACTCTCAAGACAATATCTTGATGGAAAATGTTATGTACTGTATCATTAAGCTGCTTGTCAGTTTCATTTCCACCAGAAATACTCACATCCAACTTGTCCAGATCGTCAAGAAAGGGGTTCTTATCAGGAGGACTTTCTTTGTGCATCATGAGGCTTCCATCCCTGTCAGACGGAGTAATAACACCTTTAATAAGAAAGGATCTGACACATCCATCACTGTAGGTTTCATTCATTACACCAAAAACAAATGCCTAACGGAAGGTTGtcaagcaaacaacaacagagtgTGCGGTTTCACAGAAAAtcacaaaaatgtttaaaaaggtgCAACAATCCACAAGTGACACACTGTAGGAATAAACAGAACAAAATCTGTTCGGCCCTAAagtcttatttattgtatatgttTACCATGTGACGGCGGAGGTGTCCTTGCCGGCGTCATATAGATTTCCCTCCTGCCGTAGAGTCCGAAGACTTCCTGTTATAGACAGAGTGTGACAGGCAGGTGATTAAGGTTAACAAGCATCATACACATCCAAGTTACTGTATGAATCTGTATCCATTTAAGGAATCTAAATcttttattaatgcattaaaactCAAAATAGGAAACATTTAAATCACCTGGAAAAATAAAGCTGCTCCAGCACAGAGGATGTTTTCAGCATTAATAAAAGCACGTGATGAACAGGAGGAAGTTACCTTTGAGATCCATGGCAATGAGGCGAGGCGTGTGAGTGACATGTCCGCCCAGAGTCTGTCCTTCACGAAACAAGACATCGCTCTGGATCTCACCCGGCGGCCCATCTGGATCGTATGATAAAGACGCATCCTGCAAACCAACACAAGCCCCGTTGTCATTTAACTGTTGCAGACTGAAGCTAAAATGATCTAAAACAGCTCCATCTGAGAAGAAATGAGGGTGAGATGTTGCCCTCAGGGAGGTGGTGGGACATGTATTAATCCAGGGGTTCTCAGGGGCCTCTTACAGGGGAGGAAATGTTCCAAAGACCCGCTCTTAATCGTAACATCAATTAAGCaaaatgcttactaccatttgtacacTTAGATGctgttggaactatttgtattctaaaacttttcaacctcaatacttcagacctgtttcatagtgatgaacagaaacacatttcactttgaatcatgttaagataagatgagatcatcctttattaatcccacaGCAGGGAAACctgcaatgttattgaatgttaataccacttatatacctttaaacagagggtgatttttgttattcaaactgcatttggactgaacttgacagcatttatagcctacatttcaaatatttgatcttaaaacttttataaaaaacagtagcaagactggcatagtcataataaatccagatatttaaatttaCTATAAGTGCTGAAGTGCTAtaaactttaaaataatgaacttattgctgtgtgtcacaatcagaGTATCTATTGGCCCAAAGATAACGTGgatgggagtaatggacacagtATTCTTTGTGTTATTGCTGCAAacggtccccatctgtagatatttCTTAATGATAAtctataatttatagcaaattacaCAATAATTGTTGGACACGATAAACATCAGTGTTGGAGGAATTATTCAGATCctaaataaaagtactaatactatactgtgaactggtaaaagtcctgcattcaaaactttacttaaaagtagtaaaagtatgcagttaagccagtgttttactattatgtATGATGATTATGGATTCATATTATTGCTGCATTATACTGCTGTAGAAGTTTAAGGTTGTGCTCATTTGTatctcctttatatactgttgggtagtttaatctgcagcaatgcatcataatCTATCAAATATTTTCCAtctgatccaagaggctttttagaTAGTTTAttatttagcttaagaagtAGGAGGaacacataaaggaacacttcatccttcagtttaccagaaaaatgaataatcaacatcaacacatcaaaGTTACTAAAGCCGGAgcatgtagtggagtacaagtatacatattttttagaatttttgtatataatattatatatatatataaaattatattatatatataatatatatatatacgtatatatatatatatatattatatatatatatatatatatatattatatatatatatatacatatatatatgtgtatatatatatatatatatattaaaaatcattatatattattattattatatttttttgcataaaatggaaatactcaagtaaagtacaagtagtcaaaattgtactgaatacttccaccactgatgaaacaacaacaacaacaggctaTCTTGTGCTGgatgatgcagcagcagcagcagcagctggatgcagcagcagcagcagcagcagctggatgcagcagcagcagcagcagcagctggatgcagcagcagctggatgcagcagcagcagcagctggatgcagcagcagcagcagcaggatgcagcagcagctggatgctgcagcagctggatgCAGCTGCTGGATCACAGATGTTCACTGAGGGTGTAACTCAACATCTCCATCAGGCTCAttcatatttatctattttaagTTGTGTTAGCACCATAAAGCCTGGTGGCTGCGGTTCTGCTATCTGTATGTGCCAGATGAACTACATCACATGTCTTCTGTGTGTTAAAATGAGCACAAAACGCCCATTCACTCGCTGCTGACATCAGAAGTTGACAACACATGCAAAGCTAACaatagctagcttagcttagcttagcttagcttagcttagcttagcttagcttagcttagcttagcttagcttagcttagcttagcttagctttagCCTCTTACCTGTAAATTCCACCAGTGAGTCCCGACAAAGTTTGAATAATGTCCCAACTGGAGAGTGATGACTTCTCTACAAAAGCTACTCATCGTGACGGAGATCAATAATCAggataaaacataaaatacaccAACAAGCTCAGACATGGTGGGTATGACGACACTGAACAGAGACAACCTAACGCGCTGTTTGTGATCCATGTAGACGGGcttctgtgattggctgagaggaGTGTATGAAGAAATGTGATTGGATGTTACAAATGACGTAGGTGTAAATGTTTGGTTTCACCGTGCCGTAGCTTCACGTGTTGTCTCTGCAAACTAGTCCTCTCAAGTATTAAAGTTTATACAAATGTAATTAGaaaggacatttttaaaattaatatatattaaa
This Sebastes fasciatus isolate fSebFas1 chromosome 17, fSebFas1.pri, whole genome shotgun sequence DNA region includes the following protein-coding sequences:
- the msto1 gene encoding protein misato homolog 1 isoform X1; this translates as MSSFCREVITLQLGHYSNFVGTHWWNLQDASLSYDPDGPPGEIQSDVLFREGQTLGGHVTHTPRLIAMDLKGSLRTLRQEGNLYDAGKDTSAVTWDGSLMMHKESPPDKNPFLDDLDKLDRGEILAEADFYSSPQPQRSAGAVSVNTVNSQLARVQKAYRLEGSVKVWSDFLRIHLHPRTISVIHQYNHDGESQRLEAFGQGEALLQGSVLEQLEDKLHFFVEECDYLQGFQVFCDLADGFAGLGSKVTEMLQDSYGGRGILTWGIAPVSHPDSTPMKELYHMLNCTIGTVHMASHSSFFCPLTLRGGLGRRPSAPPAFPHLNYDPSMWYHSSAVLALALDALTLPYRLKNNSVPMWQVADTLAVSGRKVVAAYGAVPFPMMHGSSLPDALSACTDALPWKPLSACSEPGDGRCYGQWAMLRGFEGQRLISSHARGTKPPTPLHSLHSGEDVLDSYIRSFYPTAPLALQLVSEPSKLTPPFPQIFSQSLCAQGFLQSQRLPPGAPVPVVSSAPVMTSLQSGPAVGSWLSELHRGATTSDIRRAVPSFLSQGPEMADYEEALEELRLMARCYRDDSGGVMRSSSEEDDDD
- the msto1 gene encoding protein misato homolog 1 isoform X2 encodes the protein MSSFCREVITLQLGHYSNFVGTHWWNLQDASLSYDPDGPPGEIQSDVLFREGQTLGGHVTHTPRLIAMDLKGSLRTLRQEGNLYDAGKDTSAVTWDGSLMMHKESPPDKNPFLDDLDKLDRGEILAEADFYSSPQPQRSGAVSVNTVNSQLARVQKAYRLEGSVKVWSDFLRIHLHPRTISVIHQYNHDGESQRLEAFGQGEALLQGSVLEQLEDKLHFFVEECDYLQGFQVFCDLADGFAGLGSKVTEMLQDSYGGRGILTWGIAPVSHPDSTPMKELYHMLNCTIGTVHMASHSSFFCPLTLRGGLGRRPSAPPAFPHLNYDPSMWYHSSAVLALALDALTLPYRLKNNSVPMWQVADTLAVSGRKVVAAYGAVPFPMMHGSSLPDALSACTDALPWKPLSACSEPGDGRCYGQWAMLRGFEGQRLISSHARGTKPPTPLHSLHSGEDVLDSYIRSFYPTAPLALQLVSEPSKLTPPFPQIFSQSLCAQGFLQSQRLPPGAPVPVVSSAPVMTSLQSGPAVGSWLSELHRGATTSDIRRAVPSFLSQGPEMADYEEALEELRLMARCYRDDSGGVMRSSSEEDDDD